A window of Jannaschia sp. M317 contains these coding sequences:
- a CDS encoding GNAT family N-acetyltransferase encodes MTVRAMTLQDLEKVLDWAADEGWNPGLEDAPAFWASDPSGFFIKKLDGDPVAAISVVNHDSNFAFLGLYLCRPDYRGQGYGMEVWRAGIAHAGTRSIALDGVPDQQMNYARSGFVKCGSTIRFEGHVPARHQPRVRLATHAELPSLVERDMNASGMHRVAFATAWLDQMETRKTVVLVDGTTVTGFATFRHCRTGIKVGPFHATTDSDADALLASNPFEGRPAPYFIDVQEHGSPLAGMLTSRGFEATFETARMVRGKAPKAEAPAFHAIASMELG; translated from the coding sequence ATGACCGTGCGCGCGATGACCCTCCAGGATCTGGAAAAGGTGCTGGACTGGGCCGCAGACGAGGGATGGAACCCGGGCCTGGAAGATGCACCGGCATTTTGGGCGTCTGATCCGTCGGGTTTTTTCATCAAGAAACTCGACGGCGATCCTGTCGCCGCGATTTCGGTCGTCAACCACGACAGCAACTTTGCCTTTCTAGGGCTCTATCTGTGCAGGCCGGACTACAGGGGCCAAGGCTATGGGATGGAGGTCTGGCGCGCAGGAATAGCCCATGCCGGTACCCGCAGCATCGCTTTGGATGGCGTGCCGGATCAGCAGATGAACTACGCCCGTTCGGGCTTCGTCAAATGCGGCAGCACGATCCGTTTTGAGGGACATGTCCCAGCAAGACATCAACCCCGCGTTCGCTTGGCAACGCACGCTGAACTACCGTCCCTGGTCGAACGCGATATGAACGCATCCGGCATGCACCGCGTGGCCTTTGCGACCGCGTGGCTTGACCAAATGGAAACACGCAAAACGGTCGTTTTGGTTGATGGAACAACCGTCACGGGCTTCGCCACGTTCCGGCATTGCCGGACCGGCATCAAGGTCGGCCCTTTTCACGCTACGACGGACTCCGACGCCGATGCGCTTTTGGCTTCAAATCCGTTCGAGGGACGCCCTGCCCCCTATTTCATCGACGTCCAGGAACACGGCTCACCCCTCGCCGGAATGTTGACGTCACGTGGGTTTGAAGCGACCTTCGAGACTGCGAGAATGGTCCGTGGCAAAGCCCCAAAGGCCGAAGCCCCTGCGTTTCATGCGATAGCGTCAATGGAACTCGGATAG
- a CDS encoding GntR family transcriptional regulator codes for MLNRPNPATSRPASSETIAQALSLAIHEHRIMPGTKLGEDDLADIYGVSRTVIRAALLGLSHIKLVDIRRNKGAFVASPSTSDAHEVFEARELLEPRTARSAASRATPADIAKLERHITDEHAALDAADPGRALHLSGLFHMEIARIADQATIAGIIETLVARSSLIIALYWRRESALCEKHAHHALVQALADQNGDQAEELMRSHLVDLHSALDLRERGERTLSLKDALTS; via the coding sequence ATGTTGAACCGTCCAAATCCAGCTACTTCTAGGCCTGCAAGCAGCGAAACCATCGCGCAAGCGTTGTCTCTTGCGATCCATGAACATCGGATAATGCCCGGCACAAAGCTCGGTGAGGACGATCTTGCCGATATCTACGGCGTGTCCCGTACCGTGATTCGCGCCGCCTTGCTCGGTCTGTCGCACATCAAGCTGGTCGATATCCGGCGCAACAAAGGTGCCTTTGTCGCTTCGCCATCCACCTCGGATGCGCATGAAGTTTTCGAAGCGCGAGAGCTTCTGGAGCCGCGAACAGCCCGCAGCGCTGCATCGCGTGCGACACCTGCGGACATTGCCAAGCTTGAACGTCACATCACCGACGAACATGCGGCGCTCGACGCGGCGGATCCCGGCAGGGCGCTGCACCTGTCAGGTCTTTTTCATATGGAAATCGCCCGGATCGCAGATCAGGCGACGATTGCAGGCATAATTGAAACGCTTGTCGCACGCTCTTCTTTGATCATCGCGCTGTATTGGCGACGGGAAAGCGCGCTCTGCGAAAAACATGCGCATCATGCCTTGGTGCAGGCCCTCGCCGATCAGAATGGCGACCAGGCTGAGGAGCTGATGCGAAGCCATCTGGTCGATCTCCATTCGGCGCTTGACCTGCGAGAGAGGGGTGAAAGGACGTTGTCCCTGAAGGACGCGCTGACGTCATGA
- a CDS encoding ABC transporter ATP-binding protein, whose protein sequence is MAMKQDLELVSVTKRYGPTIAVDAISHKFRPAGYACLLGPSGCGKSSTLRMIAGHETVSDGSILLGGTDISDLAPAKRGTAMMFQNYALFPHLSVTDNVAFSLKMRGEDKSARLKKAGEVLELVDLSALGDRLPDQLSGGQQQRVALARALITRPQVLLLDEPLSALDPFLRIRMRGELRKLQRELGISFVHVTHGQDEALALADEIVVMNNAVIEQAGSARDVFNAPKTAFVAQFMGGHNVIALPKGRFAIRMDEVGLSQSEAGQLQGSILAVEYQGAHVSVLTRIAGDQEISALVPEGVFFNNPFNPGDQVGLIWDDAKLHKLTA, encoded by the coding sequence ATCGCCATGAAACAGGACCTTGAACTGGTATCAGTGACCAAGCGTTACGGCCCAACGATTGCCGTCGATGCGATCAGTCACAAGTTTCGACCGGCGGGCTATGCGTGTTTGCTGGGGCCGTCGGGCTGCGGGAAATCCTCCACGCTGCGTATGATCGCGGGACACGAGACAGTGTCTGACGGTTCGATACTCTTGGGTGGCACCGACATCTCCGACCTCGCGCCCGCGAAACGTGGCACGGCCATGATGTTTCAGAACTATGCACTGTTTCCGCATCTGAGCGTCACCGACAATGTCGCGTTCAGCCTGAAGATGCGAGGCGAAGACAAATCTGCGCGCCTCAAGAAGGCGGGTGAAGTGCTGGAACTGGTCGATCTGAGCGCGTTGGGAGACCGGCTCCCTGACCAGCTTTCGGGTGGCCAGCAACAGCGGGTCGCACTGGCGCGGGCACTGATCACGCGGCCTCAGGTTCTGTTGCTGGACGAACCGCTTTCAGCGCTCGACCCCTTTCTGCGGATCCGAATGCGGGGCGAGTTGCGCAAGCTGCAACGGGAGTTGGGGATAAGCTTCGTCCACGTCACGCACGGCCAGGACGAGGCCCTGGCACTCGCCGATGAAATCGTCGTGATGAACAACGCGGTTATCGAACAGGCCGGGTCTGCCCGGGACGTGTTCAACGCCCCCAAGACCGCCTTTGTCGCGCAATTCATGGGCGGCCATAACGTCATCGCCTTGCCAAAGGGACGCTTTGCCATCCGCATGGACGAGGTCGGGCTGTCGCAAAGCGAGGCGGGCCAGCTTCAAGGCAGCATTCTAGCCGTCGAATACCAGGGCGCGCATGTGTCCGTTCTGACCCGCATTGCCGGTGATCAGGAGATCAGCGCGTTGGTGCCCGAAGGCGTGTTTTTCAACAACCCATTCAACCCAGGCGATCAGGTCGGTCTGATCTGGGACGACGCGAAACTGCATAAACTCACGGCCTAA
- a CDS encoding relaxase/mobilization nuclease domain-containing protein, whose protein sequence is MILNGNERGNAKELARHLLNMRDNDHVELHDLRGFVSDDLHGALLEAEAISMGTRCVNHLFSLSLNPPEYADVPIETFEKAIERIEAGLGLQGQPRAIVFHEKAGRRHAHAVWSRIDSEDMKAINISFYKRRLTGISKQLFLENRWPLPEGLQDFRKRDPLKFSLHEWQQAKRTGLDAKETKALLRECWNVSDTRQSFEVALREKGFWLAHGDKRSYVAIDWRGEVYSLSRAAGVKKKELTARLGDMRELLSVEETKAYIGGQLTPKIKEWAQEAETRAKQLRLSITFQSEQAVQRQRGERDALRRKQEERWKIEEKARASRTPRGIRGLWGWITGKNRKLREINEAEIRQAKARDRIEKHALIRQQIAERRRLQRTADRVRKHQQDTLYGLAADMALAITMGRVPETAQRKQEDGKRQRDRRRTRDQGPDFEQNK, encoded by the coding sequence ATGATCTTGAACGGCAACGAACGCGGAAACGCGAAGGAGCTTGCACGCCATCTCCTGAACATGCGCGACAACGACCACGTCGAGCTGCATGATCTGCGTGGTTTCGTCTCCGACGACCTGCACGGTGCGCTCCTGGAAGCTGAGGCCATCTCCATGGGGACGCGGTGCGTCAATCACCTGTTTTCCCTCAGCTTGAATCCGCCTGAATACGCGGATGTGCCTATCGAAACCTTCGAGAAGGCAATCGAGCGCATCGAAGCGGGGCTCGGCCTGCAAGGCCAGCCCCGTGCGATTGTATTCCACGAAAAGGCGGGCCGACGCCACGCACATGCCGTGTGGTCGCGGATCGACTCCGAGGACATGAAAGCGATCAACATCTCCTTCTACAAGAGGCGTTTGACCGGCATCTCCAAGCAGCTTTTCCTCGAAAACAGATGGCCATTACCGGAAGGTCTTCAGGACTTCCGCAAGCGCGATCCGCTAAAATTCTCGTTGCACGAATGGCAGCAAGCCAAACGTACCGGTCTCGACGCCAAAGAGACGAAGGCCTTGCTCCGCGAATGTTGGAACGTCTCCGACACGCGCCAGAGCTTCGAGGTGGCGCTGAGGGAAAAGGGATTCTGGCTCGCGCACGGCGACAAGCGTAGCTACGTCGCCATCGATTGGCGGGGCGAGGTTTACTCCCTGTCACGCGCTGCCGGTGTCAAGAAGAAGGAACTGACTGCACGGCTCGGCGACATGAGGGAGCTTCTTTCTGTCGAAGAGACCAAGGCGTATATCGGCGGACAACTGACGCCCAAGATCAAGGAATGGGCTCAGGAAGCGGAAACGCGCGCCAAGCAGTTGCGGCTGTCGATCACGTTCCAGTCCGAGCAGGCCGTTCAACGGCAACGCGGTGAACGCGACGCTTTGCGCAGGAAGCAAGAAGAACGCTGGAAGATCGAAGAAAAGGCTCGGGCCTCACGGACACCGCGCGGCATTCGAGGTCTTTGGGGCTGGATCACTGGCAAGAATCGGAAACTCAGAGAGATTAACGAGGCCGAGATCAGGCAGGCGAAGGCGCGCGACCGGATCGAAAAGCACGCATTGATCCGACAGCAGATCGCCGAACGGCGACGACTTCAAAGAACCGCCGACCGTGTGCGCAAACACCAGCAAGATACGCTGTATGGGCTCGCAGCCGATATGGCGCTCGCCATCACGATGGGACGCGTGCCTGAGACGGCCCAGCGAAAGCAAGAGGACGGAAAGCGTCAAAGGGATCGACGCAGAACGCGCGATCAAGGTCCGGATTTTGAACAGAACAAGTAA
- a CDS encoding Fic family protein, which produces MAHDDGESIGLFEPLMVSEGSPSRAVLSDLALELAEKSAAFRASLPESIAAALADLVRSMNCYYSNLIEGHNTHPIDIERALEGDYSADPKKRDLQLEAQAHITVQKWIDDGGLEEPPTAPASIIEIHRRFCELLPEDLLFVEDPKTKEKLPLVPGQLRERYVQVGRHIPPSPGAVPRFLDRLHQAYARAGRIESILAAACAHHRLLWVHPFMDGNGRVARLMSYAMLRNSLDTRGLWSVARGLARREADYKAHLQACDGDRRGDRDGRGTLSEAALASFTEFFLRISIDQVEFMGSLMQAERLRDRIMIWAEEEMRAGNLPPKSDLVLKAILYQGVLERGEVDSVLGTSERTSRRITSALLKAGALRSESTRAPLHLAFPAKYAERWMPGLFPEG; this is translated from the coding sequence ATGGCGCACGACGATGGTGAAAGTATAGGTCTTTTTGAGCCCCTCATGGTGAGCGAGGGCTCTCCTAGCCGTGCGGTCTTGAGTGATCTGGCGCTGGAGTTGGCCGAAAAATCCGCCGCCTTCCGTGCCAGCCTGCCCGAATCCATCGCGGCGGCACTGGCCGATCTGGTGCGCTCAATGAACTGCTACTACTCGAATCTGATCGAAGGCCACAACACGCATCCCATTGATATCGAACGCGCTCTTGAGGGTGACTACAGCGCTGATCCCAAGAAGCGCGACCTCCAGCTCGAAGCCCAGGCTCATATCACTGTCCAGAAATGGATTGATGATGGCGGGCTTGAAGAACCCCCGACCGCTCCCGCGTCGATCATCGAGATTCATCGCCGCTTCTGTGAGTTGCTGCCGGAAGACCTGCTCTTCGTGGAAGACCCCAAGACAAAGGAAAAGCTGCCGCTCGTGCCTGGCCAGCTCCGCGAACGCTATGTGCAGGTCGGGCGGCACATACCGCCAAGCCCTGGCGCTGTCCCGCGCTTTCTGGATCGACTGCATCAAGCTTACGCGCGCGCTGGCCGCATCGAGTCGATCCTGGCCGCTGCCTGCGCGCATCACCGCCTTCTTTGGGTGCACCCATTCATGGATGGCAATGGGCGCGTGGCGCGTCTGATGTCCTATGCCATGCTGCGGAATTCTCTTGATACGCGTGGGCTTTGGTCAGTCGCGCGCGGCCTTGCGCGGCGCGAAGCTGACTACAAAGCACATTTGCAGGCCTGCGATGGAGACAGGCGCGGCGATAGGGATGGACGCGGCACGCTCAGCGAAGCGGCGCTGGCCTCCTTTACGGAGTTCTTCCTGCGCATCAGCATCGATCAGGTCGAATTTATGGGCTCTCTGATGCAGGCGGAACGGCTGCGAGACCGGATAATGATCTGGGCCGAAGAAGAAATGCGCGCCGGAAACCTGCCCCCGAAATCCGATCTGGTGCTGAAAGCGATCCTCTATCAGGGTGTGCTGGAGCGCGGCGAGGTGGATTCCGTACTTGGCACAAGCGAGCGCACTTCCCGCCGGATCACCTCAGCCCTGCTCAAGGCCGGAGCGCTTCGCTCCGAAAGCACGCGCGCGCCGCTGCATCTAGCTTTCCCGGCAAAATACGCCGAGCGTTGGATGCCGGGGCTTTTCCCCGAGGGCTAA